One Phaseolus vulgaris cultivar G19833 chromosome 2, P. vulgaris v2.0, whole genome shotgun sequence DNA window includes the following coding sequences:
- the LOC137812977 gene encoding uncharacterized protein: MASLSVSRHSHLLSGFLPARPKPTSGPTRVRMSLRDDGPAIAVVGVTGAVGQEFLSVLSDRDFPYRSIKMLASQRSAGRRIVFEDMDYVVEELTADSFDGVDIALFSAGGSISKKFGPAAVDRGTVVVDNSSAFRMDEKVPLVIPEVNPEAMQHIKAGTGKGALIANPNCSTIICLMAATPLHRRAKVLRMVVSTYQAASGAGAAAMEELELQTREVLEGKPPTCKIFNRQYAFNIFSHNAPVLSNGYNEEEMKMVKETRKIWNDKDVKVTATCIRVPVMRAHAESVNLQFENPLDENTARDILKNAPGVVVIDDREANSFPTPLEVSNKDDVAVGRIRQDLSQDGNQGLDIFICGDQIRKGAALNAIQIAEMLL, from the exons ATGGCTTCACTCTCCGTTTCGCGCCACAGCCACCTCTTATCGGGCTTCCTTCCGGCCCGGCCCAAGCCCACCTCGGGGCCCACCAGGGTCCGAATGTCCCTCCGCGATGACGGCCCCGCCATCGCCGTCGTCGGCGTCACCGGCGCCGTTGGCCAGGAGTTCCTCTCCGTCCTCTCCGACCGCGACTTCCCCTACCGTTCCATCAAAATGCTGGCCTCGCAGCGCTCCGCCGGCCGCCGCATCGTCTTCGAGGACATGGACTACGTCGTGGAGGAGCTCACGGCGGATAGCTTCGACGGCGTCGACATCGCGCTCTTCAGCGCCGGCGGCTCCATCAGCAAGAAGTTCGGCCCCGCCGCGGTGGATCGGGGTACGGTGGTGGTAGACAATAGCTCCGCGTTTCGGATGGACGAGAAGGTGCCGCTGGTTATTCCCGAAGTGAACCCCGAAGCGATGCAACACATCAAAGCCGGAACGGGAAAAGGCGCTCTCATTGCGAACCCTAATTGCTCCACCATTATTTGCTTGATGGCCGCTACCCCTCTTCATCGACGAGCTAAG GTGTTACGAATGGTTGTGAGTACCTATCAGGCTGCGAGTGGTGCTGGTGCTGCTGCAATGGAAGAGCTCGAGCTGCAAACTCGTGAG GTGTTGGAAGGAAAACCACCCACTTGTAAAATATTTAATCGACAG TATGCTTTTAACATATTCTCGCATAATGCACCTGTTCTTTCAAATGGATATAACGAAGAAGAAATGAAAATGGTTAAGGAGACAAGGAAAATATGG AATGACAAGGATGTTAAAGTAACTGCCACATGCATACGAGTTCCTGTCATGCGGGCTCATGCTGAGAGTGTGAATCTTCAATTTGAAAATCCACTTGATGAG AACACTGCAAGAGATATCCTGAAGAATGCTCCAGGTGTGGTGGTTATTGATGATCGTGAGGCCAATAGTTTTCCTACTCCATTGGAAGTGTCAAATAAGGATGATGTTGCTGTTGGTAGGATTCGGCAGGACCTGTCTCAGGATGGGAATCAAGG GTTGGACATATTTATATGTGGGGATCAAATTCGCAAGGGAGCTGCACTTAACGCAATCCAGATTGCTGAGATGTTGCTTTGA
- the LOC137812981 gene encoding uncharacterized protein gives MSRPMEEDTAVKNEEEEFNTGPLSVLMMSVKSNTQVLINCRNNKKLLGRVRAFDRHCNMVLENVREMWTEVPKTGKGKKKAQPVNKDRFISKMFLRGDSVIIVLRNPK, from the exons ATGAG CCGGCCAATGGAGGAAGAT ACTGCGGTTAAGAATGAGGAAGAGGAATTCAACACTGGACCACTATCTGTACTAATGATGAGTGTTAAAAGTAATACCCAG GTATTGATAAATTGTCGGAACAACAAAAAGCTTCTGGGTCGTGTAAGAGCATTTGATAGACATTGCAACATGGTTCTTGAAAATGTTAGGGAGATGTGGACtgag GTGCCCAAGACTGGTAAAGGAAAGAAAAAGGCACAGCCAGTGAACAAGGATAGATTCATCAGCAAAATGTTCCTACGTGGAGATTCTGTCATCATTGTTCTTAGGAACCCCAAATGA
- the LOC137812976 gene encoding disease resistance protein RPV1-like → MSASSSSLAMSASLTKHDVFLSFRGEDTRDNFISHLHPALQRKNIEAYIDETLPRGEEISSALLSAIEESKIYIVVFSQNYASSTWCLNELTKILDCKKRYGRDVIPVFYKVDPSTIRKQEQRYKEAFEKHEQQFKHDMDKVQGWKDALTEAAGLSGWDSKVTRSEHTLVEGIVGDILRKLNRYSTSYDQGIIGIEKNIEGIQSLLHLDLPDVRIIGICGMGGIGKSTICDQIYHKLELQFDSRSLVLDVQEKIQRDGIDSIRTKYLSELKRTKVLLILDDVTDSAQLQKLIRGSDSFGQGSRIIITSRDRQVLRNAGADDIYEVKELNFNDSQKLFSLHAFKQKSSEEIGYRELSKKVLTYAKGIPLALQILGSLLYGRTKEAWESQLQKLKKGQHLGIFNVLKLSYDWLEEEEKNIFLDIACFYRGRQEIEVAERLDDFGFSSKIGMDILKDRGLISVIDGRIVMHDLIQEMGKEIVHKECPQHPGKRSRLFNDEEICEVLRKNKGSDAIQCILLNTWGTWKVKEVVVHAQSFEKMDNLRMLRLYTLGLESKVSPESSLVGLPDTLKILYWDDFPQRFWPPKFCPQNLVTLEMPRNHLEQLWEGDQNLPNLKRLDLVKSWELTRIPDLSLSPNIEEIKLSYCSKLIEVHSSIFLTKLSCLCLDHCSNLKSVNIPSNILSTSPGWISVSGCEKLNMFSLGEHEDKFLPHVILERQEPDMMKEINANNATDSEYSEDSEDSEVFNSLLYDVPTKFSGKNFSRLDLSGCSKLENLPEILDTLEDLKELFLDDTAIQALPSSLYRLVGLQQLSLRRCCNLQIIPSSIFNLKLRKLDLGGCSRLRTFPEITEPAPTFDHINLTCTAVKELPSSFANLVNLRSLKLHKCTDLESLPNSIVNLKLLSELDCSGCAKLTEIPRHIGRLTSLVKLSLRDSGIVNLPESIAHLSSLKSLDLSKCKKLECIPQIPPFLEQLKALDCPSIRRVMSNSLVPNVSNSKKGVFKFLFTNAQQLDSGGRANIEEAARLRMTDDTYRYVYFCFPGSAVPGWFNFRGKGHSVTINEDLSFCSDDFALCVVFGVLDTNDIKGGSDDDGTQIIPNDDVLDEERSVDEDEFRFLDYSLKFEYDDDDTQIIRNDDVLNNFFEWAEGRFLDQDHTLVWKFNLESPRASGMSLRLCDARSFTFEISHWWPDIRVKECGICPLYSKKKDDKYGGAVEHEESSGSNVARSSKETREDRKRKAES, encoded by the exons ATGTCAGCAAGTTCTTCATCATTGGCCATGTCTGCTTCTCTAACAAAGCATGATGTGTTTCTCAGCTTCAGAGGGGAAGACACACGTGACAACTTCATTAGCCACCTTCATCCAGCACTGCAAAGGAAGAACATAGAAGCATATATTGATGAGACACTACCCCGGGGCGAAGAAATTTCATCTGCACTGCTCTCTGCAATAGAAGAATCGAAGATTTATATCGTCGTTTTCTCCCAAAACTATGCATCTTCCACTTGGTGCTTGAATGAACTCACTAAGATACTTGATTGCAAGAAGAGATATGGAAGGGATGTCATACCTGTTTTCTACAAGGTGGATCCATCAACTATTAGGAAGCAGGAACAAAGATACAAAGAAGCATTCGAAAAGCATGAGCAGCAGTTTAAGCACGACATGGACAAAGTGCAAGGATGGAAGGATGCTCTCACCGAAGCTGCTGGACTTTCAGGCTGGGATTCAAAAGTCACCAG GTCAGAACACACACTTGTTGAAGGAATTGTGGGAGATATTTTGAGAAAATTGAATCGTTATTCCACCAGTTATGATCAAGGAATCATCggcattgaaaaaaatattgaaggaATTCAGTCCTTGTTGCATCTTGACTTACCGGATGTTCGGATCATAGGCATTTGTGGCATGGGAGGAATAGGAAAAAGTACAATTTGTGATCAAATATATCACAAATTGGAATTGCAGTTTGATTCCAGGAGCCTTGTTTTAGACGTTcaagaaaaaatacaaagagatggAATAGACAGTATCAGAACAAAATATCTGTCTGAGCTCAAACGGACAAAGGTTCTCCTCATTCTTGATGATGTTACCGATTCAGCTCAActtcaaaaattaataagagGGAGTGATAGTTTTGGGCAGGGCAGTAGAATCATTATCACCAGTAGAGACAGACAAGTGCTTAGGAATGCTGGAGCTGATGATATCTACGAAGTTAAGGAGTTGAATTTTAATGATTCTCAGAAGCTTTTTAGTTTACATGcttttaaacaaaaatcttCAGAAGAAATTGGTTACAGGGAACTGTCAAAAAAGGTGTTGACATATGCAAAAGGGATTCCGTTAGCTCTCCAGATTTTGGGATCATTGCTTTATGGCAGAACAAAAGAAGCATGGGAGAGTCAGTTGCAAAAGTTGAAAAAGGGCCAACATCTTGGTATTTTCAATGTATTAAAATTAAGTTATGATTGGCtggaggaggaggagaagaatATATTTCTTGACATAGCTTGCTTTTATAGAGGACGCCAGGAGATTGAGGTAGCAGAAAGACTTGATGACTTTGGTTTCTCTTCTAAGATTGGAATGGATATTCTCAAAGATAGGGGCCTAATATCTGTCATTGATGGTAGAATTGTGATGCACGATCTAATACAAGAAATGGGTAAAGAAATTGTTCATAAAGAGTGTCCTCAGCATCCTGGAAAACGCAGCCGATTGTTTAATGATGAGGAAATTTGTGAGGTCTTAAGAAAGAACAAG GGGTCAGATGCAATACAGTGTATATTACTAAATACCTGGGGTACGTGGAAAGTAAAAGAAGTTGTAGTACATGCACAAAGTTTCGAAAAGATGGACAATCTTAGGATGCTTAGGCTCTACACGTTGGGATTGGAATCAAAAGTGTCTCCTGAATCATCTCTTGTAGGTCTGCCGGACACTCTAAAGATTCTATATTGGGACGATTTCCCTCAAAGATTTTGGCCTCCAAAGTTTTGCCCACAAAATCTAGTGACTCTCGAAATGCCACGCAACCATCTTGAACAACTCTGGGAAGGAGATCAG AATTTACCCAACTTGAAAAGGCTCGACCTGGTTAAATCTTGGGAACTTACTAGAATACCAGACCTTTCTCTGTCACCGAATATTGAAGAAATAAAGCTGAGTTATTGTTCAAAGTTGATTGAAGTTCACTCTTCGATATTCCTCACCAAGCTCAGTTGTTTATGTTTAGATCATTGTTCTAATCTCAAAAGTGTAAATATTCCCAGCAACATTTTATCCACATCACCAGGATGGATTAGTGTTTCCGGTTGTGAGAAGCTTAATATGTTTTCATTGGGTGAACATGAAGATAAATTTCTCCCTCATGTCATACTGGAGCGTCAGGAACCGGATATGATGAAAGAGATAAATGCTAATAATGCTACAGACTCAGAATACTCAGAAGACTCAGAAGACTCAGAAGTGTTCAACAGTCTCTTGTATGATGTGCCCACAAAATTTAGTGGCAAGAATTTCTCTCGCTTAGATCTCAGTGGTTGCTCAAAATTGGAAAATTTACCCGAGATTCTGGACACGTTGGAAGATCTAAAGGAGCTCTTCTTAGACGACACAGCCATACAGGCACTACCTTCATCCTTGTACCGTTTGGTAGGGCTTCAACAACTGAGCTTGCGCCGTTGCTGCAATCTTCAGATTATTCCATCTTCCATTTTCAATTTGAAGTTGAGGAAGCTTGATTTGGGTGGTTGCTCAAGGCTGAGGACCTTCCCAGAGATCACAGAGCCGGCTCCTACTTTTGATCACATTAACTTGACATGTACGGCTGTTAAAGAACTGCCTTCTTCATTTGCCAATTTGGTTAATCTTCGATCCCTGAAGCTCCACAAATGCACTGATCTCGAGTCACTTCCAAACTCCATTGTTAATCTGAAGCTTCTCTCTGAACTTGATTGTTCGGGGTGTGCCAAATTAACAGAAATCCCAAGACACATCGGTCGCTTGACGTCATTAGTGAAACTGTCACTGCGTGATAGCGGAATCGTGAACCTTCCTGAGAGCATTGCTCATCTTTCAAGCTTGAAATCGCTTGATTTAAGCAAGTGCAAAAAGCTTGAATGCATCCCACAGATTCCACCATTTCTAGAACAACTCAAGGCATTGGATTGCCCATCCATTAGAAGAGTGATGTCAAATTCTCTTGTTCCAAACGTGTCAAATTCCAAAAAGGGCGTATTCAAATTTCTTTTCACCAATGCTCAACAACTGGATTCAGGTGGTCGTGCTAACATTGAGGAGGCTGCAAGGCTTAGGATGACCGACGATACATATAGGTATGTGTACTTCTGTTTTCCAGGGAGTGCAGTTCCTGGTTGGTTCAATTTTCGTGGGAAGGGACATTCAGTGACTATAAATGAAGATTTAAGTTTCTGCAGCGATGATTTCGCTTTGTGTGTGGTTTTTGGAGTGTTAGATACGAATGATATTAAAGGTGGATCTGATGATGATGGCACACAGATCATTCCAAATGATGACGTGTTAGATGAAGAGAGAAGTGTTGATGAAGATGAATTTCGTTTTCTTGATTACAGCCTAAAATTTGAATATGATGATGATGACACACAGATCATTCGAAATGATGATGTGTTAAACAACTTTTTCGAATGGGCTGAAGGCAGATTTCTTGATCAAGATCACACATTGGTGTGGAAATTTAACTTGGAGTCCCCAAGGGCAAGCGGCATGAGTCTTAGGCTCTGTGATGCTCGCAGCTTCACTTTTGAGATCAGCCATTGGTGGCCCGATATCAGAGTAAAAGAATGCGGCATATGCCCTCTTTATTCCAAAAAGAAAGATGATAAATATGGTGGTGCTGTTGAGCATGAAGAATCCAGTGGAAGCAATGTTGCACGCTCTTCaaaagaaacaagggaagataGGAAGAGGAAGGCCGAAAGCTAA
- the LOC137812982 gene encoding mitochondrial import receptor subunit TOM40-1, whose amino-acid sequence MATTVLPPPPPPPAAVETVVDFFNLPCPIPFEELHREAMMSLKPDLFEGMRFDFTKMLNQKFTLNHSVLMGPTEIPSQSTETIKIPTAQYEFGSTFIDHPRLLLWGRILTDGRLNARVKCDLSENLTFKANAQLTNEPHMSHGMFNFDYKGKDYRSQFQLGNGALLGASYIQSVTQHLSLGGEVFWAGQHRKSGIGYAARYNTEKMVATGQVASTGMVLLSYVQKVSEKVSLASEFMCNYLSRDVTASFGYDYILRQCRLRGKVDSNGCVAAFLEERLNMGLNFILSAELDHRKKDYKFGFGLTVGE is encoded by the exons ATGGCGACCACcgttcttcctcctcctcctcctcctcctgcCGCCGTCGAAACCGTCgtcgatttcttcaaccttcCATGTCCAATTCCCTTCGAGGAGCTCCATCGCGAAGCCATGA TGTCGTTGAAGCCAGATCTTTTTGAGGGCATGCGTTTTGATTTCACCAAGATGCTCAATCAGAAGTTCACTCTCAATCACAG CGTGTTGATGGGACCTACTGAGATTCCGTCTCAGTCTACGGAAACTATTAAGATTCCAACTGCTCAATATGAGTTTGGCTCAACCTTCATTGATCATCCTAGG TTGTTGCTCTGGGGGAGGATTTTGACCGATGGGAGGCTGAATGCTAGAGTTAAGTGTGATTTGTCTGAGAATCTCACTTTTAAAGCCAATGCTCAG CTTACGAATGAGCCACATATGTCTCATGGGATGTTCAACTTTGATTACAAG GGAAAAGACTATAGGTCACAGTTTCAACTCGGGAATGGAGCCTTACTAGGAGCAAGTTATATTCAG AGTGTGACACAGCACTTATCATTGGGAGGGGAGGTATTTTGGGCTGGTCAGCATAGGAAGTCTGGTATTGGTTATGCTGCTCGCTACAACACTGAAAAAATG GTTGCTACGGGGCAAGTTGCTAGCACTGGAATGGTTCTTCTAAGCTATGTTCAGAAGGTATCTGAGAAG GTTTCTCTAGCATCTGAGTTTATGTGTAACTACTTGTCAAGAGATGTCACGGCTAGCTTTGGTTATGACTACATCCTTAGACAG TGCCGCCTTAGGGGAAAGGTAGATTCGAATGGCTGTGTTGCTGCTTTTTTGGAGGAGCGATTAAATATGGGTCTGAATTTTATTCTTTCTGCAGAG CTTGACCACAGGAAAAAAGACTACAAATTTGGGTTTGGTTTGACCGTTGGAGAATGA
- the LOC137812983 gene encoding protein RGF1 INDUCIBLE TRANSCRIPTION FACTOR 1-like, with protein sequence MGGENLSPKEKSRDWVGVLMNSSFGYCDYHHDLRSNEKNVFCVDCALRMCRHCKEAHSLHRRFQIYKYSYQDVFRHAELQKYFDCSKIQTYISNNERIVHLKPRPSINKSKSSDLSPDSKSKEPSIRPKSGGKCEECGKHLQDERNRFCSITCKIAVLPVETENQSARGMITPKSEGIDFTMNDNHNSEPESSISEVEPYGWVEVVNFRKRPRKSTPQRPVFVFTS encoded by the exons ATG GGGGGCGAGAATCTTTCACCCAAGGAAAAGAGTAGAGATTGGGTTGGAGTTCTTATGAACAGCAGCTTTGGTTATTGTGATTACCACCATGATCTTCGATCTAATGAGAAGAATGTCTTCTGCGTAGACTGTGCTCTTAGGATGTGTAGACACTGTAAGGAAGCTCATTCCCTACATAGAAGGTTTCAGATTTACAAATATTCCTATCAGGATGTCTTCCGTCATGCCGAACTGCAGAAGTATTTTGATTGCTCAAAAATTCAG ACTTATATATCCAATAATGAAAGGATTGTGCACCTCAAACCTCGCCCTTCAATCAACAAATCTAAATCTTCTGATCTAAGCCCTGATTCTAAATCCAAAGAACCCAGCATAAGACCGAAGTCTggaggaaagtgtgaagaatGTGGAAAACACTTGCAAGATGAACGCAACCGCTTCTGCTCCATTACATGCAAG ATCGCAGTGCTTCCAGTGGAGACTGAAAACCAAAGTGCTAGAGGCATGATCACTCCAAAATCTGAAGGCATTGACTTCACAATGAATGATAACCATAATTCAGAACCAGAGTCATCTATCTCTGAAGTTGAGCCATATGGGTGGGTTGAAGTTGTGAATTTCAGAAAGCGCCCAAGGAAAAGCACCCCTCAGAGGCCTGTCTTTGTTTTCACTTCGTAG